The following proteins are encoded in a genomic region of Pseudomonas sp. Os17:
- the gltX gene encoding glutamate--tRNA ligase, which yields MTTVRTRIAPSPTGDPHVGTAYIALFNYCFAKQHGGEFILRIEDTDQLRSTRESEQQIFDALRWLGINWSEGPDVGGPHGPYRQSERGDIYQKYAQQLVDLGHAFPCFCTAEELDQMRAEQMARGETPRYDGRALLLSKEEVARRLAAGEPHVIRMKVPTEGVCVVPDMLRGDVEIPWDRMDMQVLMKTDGLPTYFLANVVDDHLMGITHVLRGEEWLPSAPKLILLYEYFGWEQPQLCYMPLLRNPDKSKLSKRKNPTSVTFYERMGFMPEAMLNYLGRMGWSMPDEREKFSLQEMVDNFDLSRVSLGGPIFDIEKLSWLNGQWLRDLPVEEFASRVQTWALNPEYLMKIAPHVQGRVETFSQIAPLAGFFFAGGVTPDAKLFESKKLSGDQVRQLMQLILWKLESLRQWEKDSITATIQAVVESLELKLRDAMPLMFAAITGQASSVSVLDAMEILGPDLTRFRLRQAIDLLGGVSKKENKEWEKLLGAIG from the coding sequence ATGACCACCGTTCGCACGCGCATCGCGCCATCGCCTACCGGGGACCCCCACGTAGGTACCGCTTACATCGCTTTGTTCAACTACTGCTTTGCCAAGCAGCATGGCGGTGAGTTCATTCTGCGTATCGAAGACACCGATCAGTTGCGCTCGACTCGCGAGTCCGAGCAGCAGATCTTCGACGCCTTGCGCTGGTTGGGCATCAATTGGAGCGAAGGCCCGGATGTCGGCGGCCCTCACGGCCCGTATCGCCAGAGCGAGCGCGGTGACATCTACCAGAAGTACGCCCAGCAACTGGTGGACCTGGGCCACGCCTTCCCGTGCTTCTGCACCGCCGAAGAGCTGGACCAGATGCGTGCCGAGCAGATGGCTCGTGGCGAAACCCCGCGTTATGACGGCCGTGCGCTGCTGTTGTCCAAGGAAGAAGTGGCCCGGCGCCTGGCGGCCGGTGAGCCCCACGTGATCCGCATGAAGGTGCCGACCGAAGGCGTCTGCGTGGTGCCGGACATGTTGCGTGGCGACGTCGAGATCCCGTGGGATCGCATGGACATGCAAGTGCTGATGAAGACCGACGGCCTGCCGACCTACTTCCTGGCCAACGTGGTCGATGACCACCTGATGGGCATCACCCACGTGCTGCGTGGTGAGGAATGGCTGCCTTCGGCGCCGAAACTGATCCTGCTGTACGAGTACTTCGGTTGGGAGCAGCCACAGCTGTGTTACATGCCGCTGCTGCGCAACCCGGACAAGAGCAAGCTGTCCAAGCGCAAGAACCCGACCTCGGTGACCTTCTACGAGCGCATGGGCTTCATGCCCGAGGCCATGCTCAACTACCTGGGCCGCATGGGCTGGTCGATGCCGGACGAGCGCGAGAAGTTCTCGTTGCAGGAAATGGTCGATAACTTCGACCTGTCGCGGGTATCCCTGGGTGGGCCGATCTTCGATATCGAGAAGCTGTCCTGGCTCAATGGTCAGTGGCTGCGGGATCTGCCGGTGGAAGAGTTCGCCAGCCGGGTCCAGACCTGGGCGCTGAACCCCGAGTACCTGATGAAGATCGCGCCCCATGTGCAGGGCCGGGTCGAGACCTTCAGCCAGATCGCACCGTTGGCCGGCTTCTTCTTCGCGGGTGGCGTGACCCCGGATGCCAAGTTGTTCGAATCCAAGAAACTTTCGGGTGATCAGGTGCGGCAGCTGATGCAGTTGATCCTGTGGAAGCTCGAAAGCCTGCGTCAGTGGGAGAAAGACAGCATCACCGCGACTATTCAGGCAGTGGTTGAATCCCTGGAACTGAAGCTGCGCGACGCCATGCCGCTGATGTTCGCGGCCATCACTGGCCAGGCCAGTTCGGTATCGGTACTCGATGCCATGGAGATTCTGGGGCCGGACCTGACGCGTTTCCGTCTGCGTCAGGCCATCGATCTGCTCGGTGGTGTGTCGAAGAAAGAGAACAAGGAATGGGAAAAACTGCTGGGCGCCATCGGCTAA
- a CDS encoding alpha/beta fold hydrolase, producing MNGLSWIRGVNGTLGWVAPQWAANRMRQLFMTPRELPPREWELPLLERAERLTLRFGLSALRWGQGPTVMLMHGWEGRPTQFASLIEALVAAGYTAVALEGPAHGRSPGDEANVVLFARAMLEAAAELPPLRAVIGHSMGGASAMLAVQLGLRSETLVSIAAPARILGVLRGFARYMGLPPRARSAFIRQVEKEVGMRAASLDVAQYQLDMPGLIVHAEDDRFVPVKESELIHQAWFDSRLLRLSEGGHQRVLADPRVVEAVIALVAGRHLQARQSA from the coding sequence ATGAACGGATTGAGCTGGATTCGTGGCGTCAATGGCACCCTTGGCTGGGTGGCGCCTCAATGGGCGGCGAATCGGATGCGCCAGCTGTTCATGACGCCTCGCGAGCTGCCGCCGCGGGAATGGGAGCTGCCGCTGCTGGAGCGCGCCGAGCGACTGACCCTGCGCTTTGGGCTTTCTGCCTTGCGTTGGGGGCAGGGGCCAACGGTCATGCTGATGCATGGCTGGGAAGGGCGACCCACCCAGTTCGCCAGCCTGATCGAGGCGCTGGTGGCGGCCGGTTATACCGCGGTGGCGCTGGAGGGGCCGGCCCATGGTCGCTCTCCGGGGGATGAGGCCAATGTGGTGCTGTTCGCCCGAGCGATGTTGGAGGCCGCAGCAGAGTTGCCGCCGTTGCGTGCAGTGATCGGCCATTCCATGGGGGGTGCCAGCGCCATGCTCGCGGTGCAATTGGGGCTGCGTAGCGAAACCCTGGTCAGCATTGCCGCGCCCGCCCGCATCCTTGGCGTATTGCGAGGTTTCGCCCGATACATGGGCTTGCCGCCCAGGGCGCGTTCGGCCTTTATTCGTCAGGTGGAGAAAGAGGTCGGCATGCGCGCGGCAAGCCTGGATGTGGCCCAGTATCAACTGGACATGCCTGGCCTGATCGTTCACGCGGAGGATGATCGCTTCGTGCCGGTCAAGGAGTCGGAGCTGATCCATCAAGCCTGGTTCGACAGTCGCCTGTTGCGCTTGAGCGAGGGCGGTCATCAGCGGGTGCTGGCCGATCCGCGGGTGGTCGAAGCGGTGATTGCTCTGGTCGCGGGGCGTCATCTGCAAGCGCGCCAATCCGCCTGA
- a CDS encoding acyl-CoA thioesterase, translated as MSWDLATPFVIDLQVAAEDIDGLGHANNAVYVSWLERCAWRHSQRLGLDLAEYRRLDRAMAVVRHEIDYLAAAYEGDELQLATWIVDWDQRLKMTRRFQLVRPSDGGTLLRAQTTFVCIELSSGKPKRMPAEFLEGYGPALQGA; from the coding sequence ATGAGTTGGGATCTGGCAACGCCATTCGTCATCGATCTGCAGGTGGCGGCCGAGGATATCGATGGACTGGGGCACGCCAACAACGCGGTTTATGTCTCGTGGCTGGAGCGTTGTGCCTGGCGGCACTCCCAGCGCCTGGGGCTGGACCTGGCGGAGTATCGCCGGTTGGATCGGGCGATGGCCGTGGTGCGACACGAGATCGACTACCTGGCTGCGGCTTACGAAGGGGATGAGTTGCAACTGGCCACCTGGATCGTCGATTGGGATCAGCGTCTGAAGATGACCCGGCGTTTCCAGTTGGTTCGCCCGAGCGATGGCGGCACCTTGTTGCGGGCTCAGACCACCTTCGTCTGCATCGAGCTGTCCAGCGGCAAACCCAAGCGCATGCCCGCCGAGTTCCTCGAAGGCTACGGCCCGGCCCTGCAAGGCGCCTGA
- a CDS encoding TetR/AcrR family transcriptional regulator: MNDKKAQTRERILQAASSALIQRGPAEPSVGEVMGAAGLTVGGFYAHFESKDALMLEAFTQLLSHRRGLLDEMDSSLSGEERRALTAAFYLSRKHRDSTEQACPIPASVGEFGRLPESFRKALTEHMELMVAQLATCPEDTDKALADMALMVGGLSLARALGPGELSDRLLRAAKSAIQ; encoded by the coding sequence ATGAACGACAAAAAAGCTCAAACCCGCGAACGCATTCTCCAGGCCGCCAGTTCCGCGCTGATTCAGCGGGGCCCGGCAGAGCCCAGTGTGGGGGAAGTCATGGGCGCGGCCGGGCTGACCGTGGGCGGCTTCTATGCGCACTTTGAGAGCAAGGATGCGTTGATGCTCGAAGCCTTCACCCAATTGCTCTCCCATCGTCGCGGCTTGCTCGACGAGATGGACTCAAGCCTCAGTGGCGAGGAGCGCAGGGCGCTGACGGCGGCTTTCTACCTGTCGCGCAAGCATCGCGACTCCACGGAGCAGGCCTGCCCGATTCCGGCGTCCGTGGGCGAATTTGGGCGCTTGCCCGAGAGTTTCCGCAAGGCCTTGACTGAACACATGGAGTTGATGGTGGCGCAGTTGGCCACTTGCCCGGAGGACACGGACAAGGCCCTGGCGGACATGGCGTTGATGGTGGGAGGGCTATCCCTGGCGCGGGCCCTGGGCCCGGGGGAGTTGTCCGATCGTTTGTTGCGTGCCGCCAAGTCGGCAATTCAATGA